A window from Symbiopectobacterium purcellii encodes these proteins:
- the ppa gene encoding inorganic diphosphatase, translated as MSLINVPAGKSLPDDIYVVIEIPANADPIKYEVDKETGALFVDRFMATAMFYPCNYGYINNTLSLDGDPVDVLVPTPYPLQPGSVIRCRPVGVLKMTDESGEDAKVVAVPHTKLSKEYDHIKDVNDLPELLRGQIAHFFEQYKALEKGKWVKVEGWEDVEAAKAEIVASFERAKK; from the coding sequence ATGAGTTTGATTAACGTCCCGGCGGGCAAATCACTGCCAGATGATATCTATGTAGTTATTGAGATCCCGGCCAACGCTGACCCCATCAAGTACGAAGTCGATAAAGAGACTGGCGCCCTGTTTGTAGACCGTTTCATGGCAACGGCGATGTTCTACCCGTGCAACTACGGCTACATCAACAACACGCTGTCTCTGGACGGTGACCCGGTTGACGTACTGGTACCGACGCCGTATCCGCTGCAACCCGGTTCAGTGATCCGTTGCCGTCCGGTTGGCGTGCTGAAAATGACCGACGAATCCGGTGAAGATGCCAAAGTGGTTGCCGTGCCGCACACCAAACTGAGCAAAGAATACGATCACATCAAAGACGTGAACGATCTGCCGGAACTGCTGCGTGGCCAAATCGCCCACTTCTTCGAGCAATACAAAGCGCTGGAAAAAGGCAAATGGGTGAAAGTTGAAGGTTGGGAAGACGTGGAAGCGGCCAAAGCCGAGATCGTTGCCTCCTTCGAACGCGCGAAAAAATAA
- a CDS encoding siderophore-interacting protein, translating to MAEKQKYRIFNVVLAHKTYLTPSLMRCVFSGESVRQMKMDAPDQRIKLLLPPADGVFPELPDSDEWYRQWLALPKAQRPVMRTYTLRDVDVANAEMAVEFVVHGTEGPASAWAIQAQPGEALRIVAPCAGDYEGDSGGYEWLPPAEMAHALLIGDETALPAIKGILEQLAQQSSIVQVQAFIEVPLEADCVDMSAFAFAEVHWLPRKPQGASYGERLLHSVRAHVRLPEIRAEAEATELHEVAEGELLWESASQTHGQFFGWVAAESSVVKNLRRYLSGERQVPRDIITFMAYWSRERQRDL from the coding sequence ATGGCAGAAAAACAGAAATACCGCATTTTTAACGTTGTGCTGGCGCATAAAACTTACCTGACGCCTTCCCTGATGCGCTGTGTGTTCTCCGGTGAGTCGGTACGCCAGATGAAAATGGACGCACCGGACCAACGCATCAAGCTGCTGCTTCCTCCCGCCGATGGCGTTTTCCCCGAATTGCCTGACAGTGATGAGTGGTATCGTCAGTGGCTGGCGCTGCCCAAGGCGCAGCGGCCGGTGATGCGCACCTACACCCTGCGCGATGTGGATGTGGCTAACGCTGAAATGGCGGTAGAGTTTGTGGTTCATGGCACTGAAGGGCCAGCGTCTGCCTGGGCAATACAGGCGCAACCGGGGGAGGCATTGCGCATTGTTGCGCCGTGCGCCGGTGATTATGAAGGCGATAGCGGTGGCTATGAGTGGCTGCCGCCAGCGGAAATGGCCCATGCCTTGCTAATTGGTGATGAAACTGCGCTGCCTGCTATCAAGGGTATTCTGGAACAGCTGGCGCAGCAGTCGAGCATCGTACAGGTGCAGGCGTTTATCGAAGTGCCGCTGGAAGCCGACTGCGTGGATATGAGCGCCTTTGCCTTTGCCGAGGTACACTGGCTACCGCGTAAGCCGCAGGGTGCCTCTTACGGTGAACGACTGTTGCATAGCGTGCGAGCGCATGTGCGTTTGCCGGAGATACGTGCGGAAGCAGAAGCCACCGAATTGCATGAAGTTGCAGAAGGTGAGTTGCTGTGGGAGTCGGCCAGTCAGACGCACGGCCAATTCTTTGGCTGGGTGGCGGCGGAGTCTTCGGTGGTGAAAAACCTGCGGCGTTACTTATCCGGTGAACGTCAGGTGCCACGCGATATCATCACGTTTATGGCTTACTGGAGCCGCGAACGGCAGCGCGATCTTTAA
- a CDS encoding gamma-glutamylcyclotransferase family protein, giving the protein MRIIVYGSLRRKQGNSHWMTNAQWLGDCQLGGYEMYDLGHYPAVVVGEGEILCEVYRISSSILTELDALKRDGHEYKRELINTPLGSAWIYLYQHSVTGLPRIDDGDWLTREQ; this is encoded by the coding sequence ATGCGAATTATTGTTTATGGCAGTTTACGACGCAAACAGGGAAACAGTCACTGGATGACGAACGCACAGTGGCTAGGGGATTGTCAGCTCGGTGGTTACGAGATGTATGACCTTGGCCATTATCCTGCGGTGGTAGTCGGGGAAGGGGAAATTCTTTGCGAAGTTTATCGCATAAGCTCATCTATCCTGACAGAACTCGATGCGCTAAAGCGTGATGGTCACGAATACAAGCGCGAGTTAATCAACACCCCGCTCGGGAGTGCGTGGATCTATCTGTATCAACACTCGGTAACAGGGTTGCCGCGTATCGACGATGGCGATTGGCTGACGCGCGAGCAGTAA
- the tamB gene encoding autotransporter assembly complex protein TamB, with protein sequence MSLIKKIAIGAIAFLLLLLITLAGLLFTTPGLHLLLNGAARWVPGLEIAEVQGGWRDLTLRGVGYQTPGITLNAGELHLSLALGCLTRSQICIDDIALRDLDVVIDSSAMPPPAQTPAPSAPVGELTAPFPIRLSQLTLNNIRVTLDDTAVSLGELHTGMHWEGRALTLLPTQINALLVALPKTKPTATVAESTLAATEDGKVTASEVGDIASATAQAAVTPQPEAMPPAAENVAMPPALGEQLQALFAKPLLPALPAFTLPLDINISDLRGEQLRLTGDQDITLTTLQLKAATQQQHIQLEKLAIQSPQGALHAAGEATLSDNWPLSFVLNGVVNTAPLKGEKVKLTVEGSLHDWLNTTLNLSGPQRALLTLKAQLAQPELPLALTVQSERLAWPLTGDAEYQVNNLALSLNGKATDYTLKVNGDIRGSAVPPATLALEGKGNLQQFDISPLRLSALQGYAELRALVDWSKAISWRSELVLDGINTAKQWPEWPARIDGKISTRGSLYGGNWQVAVTELRLNGNIKQNKLTAQGSLNGNAAGQWHIPGINLALGRNQIDVKGDLGQQWKLDGVIDAPALNGALPGLAGRVTGTVRLRGNHTAPQLLADLNGTGLRWQGLSVNRLTLESDVRSDAQVNGRMALRVEQLQQEGVKVSLLTLNAQGNEQQHQLRLNVEGEPVAGQLTLTGHFDRAQQRWRGTLDQTQFTTPVGEWRLSPSLSLDYQQALARITLGAHCWQNPNAELCVPRAVDIGPSGQASVVLNRFDLKMLEPFLGADTALSGVFTGRADVAWQPGGGLPQAKIALTGNKVALRQQMNGNTLPVDFDTFTLNAGVDRGRATLGWLVAIHNNGQFRGDIQVKDPQGRRKLGGDIAIDKISLALLNPALSRGEKAAGMLNGALRVGGNVRQPQLNGQLALEGLDIDGHWMPVDLTDGRLAVSFNGMSSTLQGFLKTTQGQLNLNGDADWHQPEAWRARIAAKGDRVRVTLPPTVRLDVSPDIEFVATPQLFTLNGAVRVPWARITVQQMPENAVDVSSDEVLLDEQRQPLARNNAAIPINSNLTIRVGDDVRLDAFGLRASLQGDLKMVQDERGLGLNGQINIPTGCFKAYGQDLIVQKGILVFSGPPAEPNLNIEAVRNPDNTADGVTAGVRITGAASAPHIEVFSTPTLSQQEALSYLLRGQGLDSTGSDSNMMTSALVGLGVAQSGQVVGRIGEAFGVSDLALDTQGAGDDSQVVVSGYVLPGLQVRYGIGIFDSLATLTLRYRLMPRLYLEAVSGLDQALNVLYQFEF encoded by the coding sequence ATGAGCCTGATAAAGAAAATAGCCATTGGGGCCATCGCATTTTTGTTGCTGTTGCTCATCACGCTGGCGGGATTACTGTTTACCACGCCGGGGTTGCATCTGCTGCTTAATGGCGCGGCGCGCTGGGTGCCAGGGTTGGAGATCGCCGAGGTGCAAGGCGGTTGGCGCGATCTGACTCTGCGCGGTGTCGGTTATCAAACGCCGGGTATCACGCTCAACGCCGGTGAACTCCACCTTTCGCTGGCGCTGGGCTGCCTGACGCGTAGCCAGATTTGCATCGATGATATTGCGCTACGCGATCTTGATGTCGTCATCGACAGCAGCGCCATGCCGCCGCCTGCGCAGACGCCTGCCCCCAGTGCACCGGTGGGCGAGTTGACGGCGCCGTTCCCGATACGTCTTAGCCAGCTGACACTCAACAATATCCGCGTCACGCTGGATGATACCGCTGTCTCGTTGGGTGAACTGCACACTGGCATGCACTGGGAAGGACGCGCGTTGACCTTGCTGCCAACGCAAATCAATGCACTGCTGGTGGCACTGCCGAAAACCAAACCGACAGCGACTGTCGCGGAAAGTACGCTGGCGGCCACCGAAGATGGCAAGGTCACCGCGTCGGAAGTGGGTGATATCGCCTCCGCCACGGCGCAGGCTGCTGTTACACCGCAACCTGAAGCAATGCCACCCGCAGCGGAAAACGTGGCGATGCCACCTGCGTTGGGCGAGCAGCTACAGGCGCTGTTTGCCAAGCCGCTGCTGCCGGCGTTGCCCGCGTTCACGCTGCCACTTGATATAAACATCAGCGATTTGCGCGGCGAACAACTGCGGCTGACCGGCGATCAAGACATCACGCTCACCACGTTGCAATTGAAAGCCGCTACCCAACAACAACATATTCAGTTGGAAAAACTCGCGATCCAGTCGCCGCAAGGTGCCCTGCATGCGGCGGGCGAGGCTACGCTGAGCGATAACTGGCCGCTGTCTTTTGTTCTGAACGGGGTGGTAAATACCGCGCCGTTGAAAGGCGAGAAGGTCAAACTGACGGTGGAGGGCAGCCTGCATGACTGGCTGAACACCACGCTTAACCTGTCCGGGCCGCAGCGTGCGCTGCTCACCCTGAAAGCGCAGTTGGCCCAGCCTGAACTGCCGTTGGCGCTGACCGTGCAGTCTGAGCGTCTTGCCTGGCCGCTAACGGGAGACGCCGAGTATCAGGTTAATAATCTGGCGTTAAGCCTCAACGGGAAGGCCACGGATTATACCTTGAAGGTCAATGGTGATATTCGCGGTAGCGCCGTGCCGCCTGCAACGCTGGCGTTGGAAGGCAAAGGCAATCTGCAGCAGTTTGATATAAGCCCACTACGGCTCTCTGCGTTGCAAGGCTACGCTGAGTTGCGCGCACTGGTGGACTGGAGTAAAGCCATCAGTTGGCGCAGCGAACTGGTGCTCGATGGCATTAACACGGCGAAGCAATGGCCGGAATGGCCTGCGCGTATCGATGGCAAAATCAGTACGCGCGGCAGCCTGTACGGTGGTAACTGGCAGGTGGCGGTGACTGAACTGCGCCTGAACGGCAATATCAAGCAAAACAAACTGACGGCGCAAGGTTCGCTGAACGGCAATGCGGCAGGCCAGTGGCATATTCCCGGCATCAACCTGGCGTTGGGGCGTAATCAGATTGATGTCAAAGGCGATTTGGGTCAGCAATGGAAACTGGACGGCGTCATTGATGCGCCTGCGTTAAACGGCGCCTTGCCGGGACTGGCAGGGCGCGTCACTGGCACGGTGCGGCTGCGCGGTAACCACACCGCACCGCAGCTGTTGGCGGATCTCAATGGCACAGGGCTGCGCTGGCAGGGGTTATCAGTCAATCGCCTGACGTTGGAAAGCGATGTGCGCTCGGATGCGCAAGTGAATGGCCGAATGGCGTTGCGCGTTGAGCAATTGCAACAGGAAGGCGTGAAGGTTTCTCTGCTGACACTGAATGCGCAAGGCAATGAACAGCAGCATCAGCTGCGCTTGAACGTAGAAGGAGAACCGGTCGCCGGACAACTGACCCTGACCGGGCACTTCGACAGAGCACAGCAGCGTTGGCGCGGTACGCTCGATCAAACTCAGTTCACTACTCCGGTGGGGGAATGGCGTTTGTCGCCTTCCCTGTCGCTGGATTATCAGCAAGCGCTGGCGCGCATCACACTCGGTGCGCACTGTTGGCAAAACCCGAATGCGGAGCTGTGCGTGCCGCGTGCCGTCGACATTGGCCCGAGCGGCCAAGCCAGCGTGGTGTTGAACCGCTTTGATTTGAAGATGCTGGAACCGTTTTTGGGCGCAGATACTGCGCTGAGCGGCGTCTTTACCGGGCGTGCTGACGTCGCCTGGCAGCCGGGGGGTGGGTTGCCGCAGGCAAAAATCGCGCTTACCGGGAACAAGGTTGCACTGCGTCAGCAGATGAACGGCAACACGCTGCCTGTCGATTTTGACACTTTTACGCTGAATGCGGGTGTCGATCGCGGCCGCGCGACGCTGGGGTGGCTCGTCGCTATTCACAATAATGGCCAGTTCCGCGGTGATATCCAGGTGAAGGATCCGCAGGGACGACGCAAACTGGGGGGGGATATTGCCATCGACAAAATCTCCCTTGCGCTGCTGAATCCGGCGTTAAGCCGGGGTGAGAAAGCGGCGGGTATGCTGAACGGCGCGTTGCGCGTTGGCGGTAATGTGCGTCAGCCGCAGTTGAACGGACAACTGGCGCTGGAAGGGCTGGATATCGACGGTCACTGGATGCCTGTCGATCTGACCGATGGTCGGTTGGCGGTGAGCTTCAATGGCATGAGTTCTACGCTACAGGGTTTTCTGAAAACCACGCAAGGCCAGCTTAATCTTAACGGGGATGCGGATTGGCATCAGCCGGAAGCATGGCGGGCGCGTATTGCGGCGAAGGGGGACCGCGTTCGTGTCACGCTGCCGCCGACGGTGCGGCTCGATGTTTCCCCGGATATTGAGTTTGTCGCTACGCCGCAGCTCTTTACCCTCAATGGGGCGGTCAGGGTGCCATGGGCGCGTATTACCGTACAACAGATGCCGGAAAATGCGGTGGATGTTTCCTCGGATGAAGTGCTGTTGGACGAACAACGCCAGCCGCTAGCGCGTAACAACGCTGCGATACCGATCAACAGTAACCTGACCATTCGCGTGGGTGACGATGTGCGCCTTGATGCCTTTGGCCTGCGTGCCAGTTTGCAAGGCGACCTGAAAATGGTGCAGGACGAGCGCGGTTTGGGACTGAACGGCCAGATCAACATCCCTACCGGGTGTTTCAAGGCTTACGGGCAGGATTTGATCGTGCAAAAAGGGATTCTGGTGTTCTCTGGGCCACCCGCCGAGCCGAATCTGAACATCGAAGCGGTGCGCAATCCTGATAATACGGCGGATGGTGTGACGGCGGGGGTGCGCATCACTGGCGCGGCCAGCGCGCCCCATATCGAGGTGTTTTCCACACCGACATTATCGCAGCAAGAAGCATTATCTTACCTGTTACGGGGTCAAGGACTGGACAGCACCGGTTCAGACAGTAATATGATGACCTCGGCCTTAGTAGGGTTAGGGGTTGCGCAAAGTGGTCAAGTTGTGGGTAGAATCGGCGAGGCCTTTGGCGTAAGTGATTTAGCTCTGGATACACAGGGCGCTGGCGACGACTCTCAGGTTGTGGTCAGCGGTTACGTCCTCCCAGGCCTTCAGGTCAGATACGGCATTGGCATATTTGACTCTTTAGCAACGTTGACGTTGCGTTATCGGTTAATGCCAAGACTCTATTTGGAAGCGGTGTCTGGTCTCGATCAGGCACTGAATGTGCTCTATCAGTTCGAGTTTTAG
- the tamA gene encoding autotransporter assembly complex protein TamA has translation MSRYRTWLFVCLLATASSYAENVRLQVVGLEGELQRNVRARLSTIGPDEISADGRFRARVDDAIRRGLRALGYYDPQINFEYRPAENGGRPLLLVTVTPGEPVNIAGTDVLLRGDASSDSDFLQLRRRSLPAIGSVLNHGDYDDFKRSLNNLALRKGYFDAHYNKSQLGVIRETREAFWDIDYDGGTRYRFGDVHFQGSQIDEAYLRNLIPFERGDEYTSEDLGELNRRLSATGWFTSAVVSPNFAAGKTDKMLPLDAVVTPRARNLLETGVGYSTDVGPRFQTTWRRPWINERGHSLESSLRVSAPEQSLDFSYKIPLLRSPLEQFYLLQAGFKREDLNDTKSDGTMLNVARFWTLNRGWQRSINLRWSLDHFTQGSVTDTTMLLYPGLTLNRTRQRGGTMPTWGDSQRYSLDISDTTWGSYIDFAVIQAQNVWIRTLEDKHRFVARGNVGWIETNSFSRVPPSLRFFAGGDRSIRGYKFRSISPRDDEGKLTGASKLLTGSLEYQYNFTGRWWGAVFVDTGDAVNDLKINDLKTGAGVGIRWASPVGPVKFDFAVPVNDSERRNDLQFYIGLGPEL, from the coding sequence GTGTCACGATACCGTACTTGGCTTTTTGTGTGCCTGCTTGCAACTGCATCGTCCTATGCAGAGAACGTGCGTTTGCAAGTGGTAGGATTGGAAGGGGAATTACAGCGCAACGTGCGTGCGCGCTTGTCTACCATTGGCCCTGATGAAATCAGCGCCGACGGGCGCTTTCGTGCCCGGGTTGATGATGCGATCCGGCGCGGGTTACGGGCGCTGGGGTATTACGATCCGCAAATCAATTTTGAGTACCGCCCGGCAGAAAACGGCGGACGTCCGCTGCTGTTGGTGACGGTGACGCCGGGTGAGCCGGTCAACATCGCGGGTACCGATGTTCTGCTGCGGGGCGATGCCAGCAGCGACAGTGATTTCCTCCAACTGCGGCGCCGCAGCCTGCCTGCAATAGGCAGCGTGCTGAACCACGGGGACTATGATGATTTTAAGCGTTCATTAAATAACCTGGCGCTGCGTAAAGGGTACTTTGATGCGCACTACAACAAAAGCCAGTTGGGCGTGATCCGCGAAACGCGGGAAGCCTTCTGGGATATCGATTATGACGGCGGTACCCGTTACCGTTTCGGTGATGTGCACTTCCAGGGCAGTCAAATTGATGAAGCCTATCTGCGCAATTTGATCCCGTTTGAACGGGGCGATGAGTATACCAGCGAAGATCTGGGCGAATTAAACCGGCGTTTGTCCGCCACTGGATGGTTCACCTCGGCAGTGGTCTCCCCCAATTTCGCGGCGGGAAAAACCGATAAAATGCTGCCGCTGGATGCGGTGGTTACACCGCGTGCGCGCAATTTACTGGAAACCGGGGTGGGATACTCCACTGACGTGGGGCCGCGCTTTCAGACCACGTGGCGCAGGCCGTGGATCAACGAGCGTGGGCACAGTCTGGAAAGCAGTCTGAGAGTCTCGGCACCGGAACAGTCGTTGGATTTCAGTTACAAAATCCCCTTGCTGAGAAGCCCGCTGGAGCAGTTCTACTTGCTGCAAGCCGGTTTTAAACGCGAAGACCTGAATGACACCAAATCAGACGGCACCATGCTCAACGTGGCGCGCTTCTGGACGCTTAATCGCGGTTGGCAGCGCTCGATTAACCTGCGCTGGAGTCTCGATCACTTTACCCAGGGCAGTGTCACCGATACCACCATGCTGCTCTATCCCGGCCTGACGCTGAATCGCACGCGACAGCGCGGCGGGACCATGCCCACCTGGGGGGATTCACAGCGTTATTCGCTGGATATCTCGGATACCACTTGGGGTTCGTATATTGATTTTGCGGTGATACAGGCGCAGAACGTCTGGATCCGCACGTTGGAGGATAAGCACCGTTTTGTCGCACGTGGCAACGTCGGTTGGATTGAAACCAACAGCTTCTCTCGCGTGCCGCCGTCTCTGCGTTTCTTTGCCGGGGGCGATCGCAGCATTCGCGGCTATAAGTTCCGTTCTATCTCACCGCGTGATGACGAAGGCAAACTGACCGGTGCGTCAAAATTGCTGACCGGTTCTTTGGAATACCAGTACAACTTTACCGGACGCTGGTGGGGGGCGGTGTTTGTCGATACCGGTGATGCGGTAAACGATCTCAAGATCAACGACCTGAAAACCGGTGCCGGTGTCGGGATCCGCTGGGCCTCGCCGGTGGGGCCGGTCAAATTTGATTTTGCCGTCCCGGTCAATGATTCCGAGAGGCGTAACGATCTCCAGTTCTATATTGGTTTGGGGCCTGAGCTATGA
- the msrA gene encoding peptide-methionine (S)-S-oxide reductase MsrA, producing the protein MVQHSDKNQRIRQSEALPGRGTPMPLARLNVVSQHSMTHVPDNMDVALFAMGCFWGVERLFWQQAGVYSTAAGYTGGFTPNPTYREVCSGLTDHAEAVRIVYDPAVISYERLLQLFWENHDPAQGMRKGNDLGTQYRSAIYTLTAEQMTLAQASLVRFQQAMHTSGDARTISTEIVQAGPFYYAEDEHQQYLHKNPGGYCGLAGIGLCLPPNT; encoded by the coding sequence GTGGTACAGCACAGTGATAAAAACCAACGTATCCGTCAATCAGAAGCGCTGCCAGGACGAGGCACGCCAATGCCGCTGGCACGCCTGAACGTTGTCAGCCAACATTCCATGACTCACGTTCCTGACAATATGGACGTTGCGCTGTTCGCCATGGGCTGTTTTTGGGGCGTGGAGCGTTTGTTCTGGCAGCAGGCAGGCGTATACAGCACCGCAGCAGGCTACACCGGCGGCTTTACGCCCAATCCAACCTACCGTGAAGTCTGTAGTGGGCTTACCGATCACGCCGAAGCGGTACGCATCGTCTACGATCCTGCCGTCATCAGCTACGAACGCCTGCTACAACTGTTTTGGGAAAATCACGATCCGGCACAAGGCATGCGAAAGGGTAACGATCTCGGCACGCAGTATCGTTCAGCCATCTACACGCTCACCGCAGAACAGATGACGTTGGCACAAGCAAGTCTGGTACGTTTCCAGCAAGCCATGCATACCAGCGGTGATGCACGCACCATCAGCACAGAAATCGTCCAGGCGGGCCCCTTTTATTACGCGGAAGATGAACACCAGCAATACCTGCACAAGAATCCCGGCGGCTATTGCGGATTGGCGGGCATCGGCCTGTGTTTACCACCCAACACCTGA
- a CDS encoding hemolysin family protein, translating into MLNSLLLIVLLIALSAFFSLSEISLAASRKIKLKQMADEGNLNAAMVLKLQETPGIFFTVIQIGINAVAILAGIIGDQAFSPYFTVFFQRFMTPEMADTVSFACSFVLVTSLFILLGDLTPKRIGMTTPEAVAIRIINPMRFCLFFFRPLVWFFNGLSNVIFRLLKLPMVRNDDITSDDIYAVVEAGALAGVLRKQEHELIENVFELESRTVPSSMTSRESVVFFDLHEDEAQIKEKIAQQPHSKFLVCNGNIDQVVGYVDSKDLLNRVLGNQSLALNGGIQIRTALIVPDTLTLSEALESFKAAGEDFAVILNEYALVVGIITLNDVMTTLMGDLVGQGMEEQIVARDENSWLIDGGTPIEDVMRALDIDDFPHSDNYETIGGFMMYTLRKIPKRTDYVRFAGYKFEVVDIDSYKIDQLLVTRLEEKNPASTAIAYAASTAEPKS; encoded by the coding sequence ATGTTAAACAGTTTATTACTGATAGTTCTTCTGATCGCGCTCAGTGCGTTTTTCTCGTTGTCCGAGATATCGCTGGCCGCTTCACGCAAAATAAAACTTAAACAGATGGCCGATGAGGGCAATCTCAACGCCGCCATGGTGCTAAAACTCCAAGAAACGCCCGGTATCTTTTTTACTGTTATTCAAATCGGCATTAACGCCGTGGCCATTCTGGCCGGTATTATCGGCGATCAAGCGTTCTCCCCCTATTTCACCGTATTTTTCCAACGTTTTATGACGCCAGAAATGGCCGATACCGTCAGCTTTGCCTGTTCCTTTGTGCTGGTGACCAGCCTGTTTATTCTGTTAGGCGATTTGACGCCGAAACGCATTGGCATGACGACGCCGGAAGCCGTTGCTATCCGGATTATCAATCCCATGCGCTTCTGCTTGTTTTTTTTCCGTCCGTTGGTGTGGTTTTTTAATGGCCTGTCGAATGTGATCTTTCGTTTACTCAAACTGCCTATGGTACGCAACGACGACATCACCTCCGATGATATTTATGCCGTGGTGGAAGCCGGGGCGCTGGCGGGCGTGCTGCGTAAGCAGGAACATGAATTGATTGAAAACGTCTTTGAGCTGGAATCACGCACAGTGCCCTCGTCGATGACATCGCGAGAAAGCGTGGTGTTTTTCGATCTGCACGAAGACGAAGCGCAAATCAAAGAGAAGATTGCCCAGCAGCCGCATTCCAAGTTTCTGGTGTGCAACGGCAACATCGACCAGGTCGTCGGTTATGTTGACTCCAAGGATCTGCTCAACCGCGTTTTGGGCAACCAGAGTCTGGCGCTCAATGGCGGCATTCAAATCCGTACTGCACTGATTGTGCCCGATACGCTGACACTCTCGGAAGCGCTGGAAAGCTTTAAAGCGGCGGGCGAAGATTTCGCGGTGATCCTGAACGAATATGCGCTGGTGGTAGGCATTATCACCCTGAACGACGTGATGACCACGCTGATGGGCGATCTGGTTGGTCAGGGCATGGAAGAACAGATTGTGGCGCGTGATGAAAACTCGTGGCTCATCGATGGCGGCACGCCGATTGAAGATGTGATGCGGGCGCTGGATATCGACGATTTCCCCCATTCGGACAATTACGAAACCATCGGCGGCTTTATGATGTATACGCTGCGTAAGATCCCGAAACGCACCGATTATGTCCGCTTTGCAGGCTATAAATTTGAAGTGGTGGATATTGATAGCTACAAGATTGACCAGTTGCTGGTCACGCGCCTTGAAGAGAAGAACCCCGCGTCAACGGCCATTGCTTATGCAGCATCCACGGCAGAACCCAAAAGCTAG
- a CDS encoding DUF1107 domain-containing protein: MRIFERYNPLKVAKYVKTLFRGRLYIRGIGAFEFDYGKILLPKTQDKQHLLVMSEVNRQVLRLQADMG; encoded by the coding sequence ATGCGGATCTTCGAACGTTACAACCCGTTAAAAGTCGCGAAGTACGTGAAAACGCTGTTTCGCGGCAGGTTGTATATCAGAGGCATCGGTGCTTTCGAGTTTGATTACGGCAAAATATTATTGCCGAAAACCCAAGACAAACAGCATTTGCTGGTAATGTCTGAGGTGAACCGTCAAGTGCTGCGGCTGCAAGCCGACATGGGTTAA
- a CDS encoding YtfJ family protein yields MTACHTSTLRLRITLFSLCTLLTLPCMAHNLTLNSTLPPTGVADKGELMYQNQQFSYQNWNSAQLVGKVRVIQHIAGRTSAKAMNDPLISAIKAANLAREYYQTTTIVNTDDAIIGTGPFVRSSLEESKKTFPWSQFIVDSNGNVRKAWQLEQKSSAIVVLDKRGQVRYVKDGALNAQDVQQVMNLLPLLLKE; encoded by the coding sequence ATGACCGCCTGCCACACCTCGACGCTGCGTCTGCGAATAACCCTGTTTAGCCTGTGCACCCTGTTGACGTTACCCTGCATGGCACACAACCTTACGCTAAACAGCACCCTGCCCCCGACCGGCGTTGCCGATAAAGGGGAGCTGATGTATCAAAACCAACAGTTTAGCTACCAGAACTGGAACAGCGCACAGCTCGTAGGAAAGGTGCGCGTCATCCAGCATATTGCCGGTAGGACATCGGCCAAAGCGATGAACGATCCGCTGATCAGTGCCATCAAGGCCGCTAATCTAGCGCGTGAATATTACCAAACGACGACAATCGTCAATACCGACGACGCCATCATCGGCACAGGCCCGTTTGTTCGCAGCAGCCTTGAAGAGAGTAAAAAAACCTTTCCCTGGTCGCAGTTTATTGTCGACAGCAACGGCAACGTCCGCAAAGCCTGGCAGCTAGAACAGAAAAGTTCAGCGATTGTGGTGCTGGATAAGCGCGGTCAGGTGCGCTATGTCAAAGACGGGGCGCTCAATGCGCAAGACGTGCAGCAAGTGATGAACCTGCTGCCACTGTTGTTGAAAGAGTAA